In one window of Posidoniimonas corsicana DNA:
- a CDS encoding BNR-4 repeat-containing protein: MADWLKHLLVTSTFVGVGATAHAQTAVAPGLVEFNDNGAWSWFEDERAVIDAAAGKLLVSSVADGSGPGGAQRNGDVDMVSYDLNSGAVERFVLNHGLQDDDHNSAALYRRSDGRYVAMYGGHLTDNLSRWRVSDQAGQIDSWSSEATFNNGAAMTYSNLHYLPADSQGAGRLYNFVRSVNFDPNILVSDDEGLTWSYGGKLLSEGGSGDRPYVSYASDGNRIHLITTQRHPRNWDNSVFHGYIEDGVLYNSAGAVVDADLLDASAAAPSSLTSVFQTGQSFGGTTMRRGWTVDVAIDAGSPVAVFQARAEDDDRDHRFFYARWDQNEWVVNQMAYAGEHLYAAENDYTGLVAIDPAKPGTVYLSSDVHPGTQARLFGADGEQHYELFRGDTTDNGVTWRWTPLTFNSTEDNVRPIAPQWDAENSAVLWMRGDYNTYQDYNTKVVGLINPEATVKEGGLKVDFGLNGQQTQSGFLEFSRPESTTGPLSAAFDSPLSGSAGGQVEVALSSGQFRDRGDGASGPLADIADDFVFGDSAIDLTLGSLAEGDYQLVLYSHDQDFAQPAFAIGLGGRGLGQIATTTGADQPLGIASSRVTFRSDGAGPVTLSLTSTDGGPVVLNGFELLASSGYDYPPPVDLNGDGQLDFDDYLQLTQELHTLVLDGQPAAADLNGDQRIDFVDFSLFQTAYNNWNGPGALAADTARAAPEPSAAWLTAVTTIGAGAFRATRHRCRFAHRQAIRRQFFLIPTRPASGRW, encoded by the coding sequence TTGGCTGATTGGCTTAAGCATCTCCTGGTCACGTCGACCTTTGTCGGCGTCGGGGCCACCGCCCACGCACAAACGGCGGTGGCCCCGGGGCTTGTTGAGTTCAACGACAACGGCGCCTGGTCGTGGTTCGAGGACGAGCGCGCCGTGATCGACGCCGCCGCCGGTAAGCTGTTGGTCAGCTCGGTGGCGGACGGCTCGGGGCCGGGCGGCGCCCAGCGGAACGGCGACGTCGACATGGTCTCGTACGACCTGAACAGCGGCGCCGTCGAGCGGTTCGTCCTCAACCACGGCCTGCAGGACGACGACCACAACTCGGCGGCCCTCTACCGACGCTCCGACGGCCGGTACGTGGCCATGTACGGCGGCCACCTGACGGACAACCTGTCCCGTTGGCGTGTCAGCGACCAGGCCGGCCAGATTGACTCGTGGAGCAGCGAGGCCACGTTCAACAACGGCGCGGCCATGACGTACTCCAACCTGCACTACCTGCCAGCGGACTCGCAGGGCGCCGGCCGGCTCTACAACTTTGTCCGGAGCGTCAACTTCGACCCCAACATCCTGGTGTCCGACGACGAGGGGCTGACCTGGTCGTACGGCGGCAAGTTGCTGAGCGAAGGCGGTTCGGGCGACCGCCCCTATGTCAGCTACGCGTCCGACGGAAACCGCATCCATCTGATTACCACTCAGCGGCACCCCCGCAATTGGGACAACAGCGTGTTCCACGGGTACATCGAGGACGGGGTGCTCTACAACTCGGCGGGCGCCGTTGTCGACGCCGACCTGCTTGACGCGTCGGCGGCCGCCCCGAGTTCGCTCACGAGTGTGTTCCAGACCGGCCAGTCGTTCGGCGGGACCACGATGCGACGGGGCTGGACGGTTGATGTCGCGATCGACGCCGGCTCGCCGGTCGCAGTGTTCCAGGCCCGCGCCGAGGACGACGACCGCGACCACCGCTTCTTCTACGCCCGCTGGGATCAGAACGAGTGGGTCGTGAACCAGATGGCGTACGCGGGCGAGCACCTGTACGCCGCCGAGAACGACTACACCGGGCTGGTCGCGATCGACCCGGCCAAGCCGGGCACGGTGTACCTGTCGTCCGACGTTCACCCGGGCACCCAGGCGCGGCTGTTCGGTGCCGACGGCGAGCAGCACTACGAGCTGTTCCGGGGCGACACTACCGACAACGGCGTCACGTGGCGATGGACCCCGCTGACGTTCAACTCGACGGAAGACAACGTGCGTCCGATCGCGCCCCAGTGGGACGCCGAGAACTCCGCCGTGCTGTGGATGCGGGGCGACTACAACACCTACCAGGACTACAACACCAAGGTCGTCGGCCTGATCAACCCGGAGGCCACCGTGAAAGAAGGCGGGCTGAAGGTCGACTTTGGCCTCAACGGCCAGCAGACACAGTCGGGCTTTCTCGAGTTCTCCCGCCCCGAGTCCACCACCGGCCCGTTGTCGGCTGCATTCGACTCGCCGCTGTCTGGCTCAGCGGGCGGGCAGGTCGAGGTGGCGCTTTCCTCCGGTCAGTTCCGCGACCGCGGCGACGGCGCGTCCGGGCCGCTGGCCGACATCGCAGATGACTTCGTGTTTGGCGATAGCGCGATTGACCTGACGCTTGGAAGCCTGGCCGAGGGTGACTACCAGCTCGTGCTCTACTCGCACGATCAGGATTTCGCCCAACCCGCGTTTGCAATCGGGCTGGGGGGACGCGGGCTGGGGCAGATCGCCACCACCACCGGCGCCGACCAGCCGCTTGGCATCGCCAGCTCGCGGGTCACCTTCCGCAGCGACGGCGCCGGGCCGGTGACGCTGTCACTCACCTCCACCGACGGCGGGCCGGTGGTGCTCAACGGGTTCGAGCTCCTCGCCAGCAGCGGCTATGACTACCCGCCGCCGGTAGACCTCAACGGCGACGGCCAGCTCGACTTCGACGACTACCTGCAGCTCACACAAGAGCTCCACACCCTGGTTCTCGATGGCCAACCGGCGGCGGCCGACCTGAACGGCGACCAACGCATCGACTTCGTCGACTTCAGCCTGTTCCAAACCGCGTACAACAACTGGAACGGCCCTGGCGCCCTGGCCGCCGACACGGCGCGCGCCGCGCCCGAACCGTCCGCAGCCTGGCTGACCGCGGTCACCACGATCGGCGCGGGCGCCTTCCGCGCTACGCGTCACCGCTGCCGCTTCGCCCACCGACAAGCGATTAGGCGTCAATTTTTTTTAATCCCGACACGGCCCGCTAGCGGCCGTTGGTAA
- a CDS encoding sigma-70 family RNA polymerase sigma factor — translation MESETDNSKHSDFLRRFAEDYRRLYRFVLSLTFNHVDADDVMQDTSVVLWKKYDDFDPSIGTFYAWACRVAYLEVMRLRRQQRRAATVGDDVIELLRDELARRADATDQRENALVSCLKKLPPEDRQLVEDRYFSALAPKELAAHYQRSVHSVYRSLARVHGLLRRCVDRSLA, via the coding sequence ATGGAGTCAGAGACCGACAACTCCAAGCACAGCGATTTCCTGAGGCGCTTTGCCGAGGACTACCGCAGGCTCTACCGGTTTGTCTTGTCGCTGACGTTCAATCACGTCGACGCGGACGACGTGATGCAGGACACCAGCGTGGTCCTGTGGAAGAAGTACGACGACTTCGACCCATCCATTGGAACCTTCTACGCCTGGGCGTGTCGTGTGGCGTACCTCGAGGTGATGCGGCTCCGTCGGCAGCAGCGGCGCGCGGCGACCGTCGGCGATGACGTTATCGAACTCCTGCGTGACGAGTTGGCCCGCCGGGCGGACGCGACCGATCAGCGGGAAAACGCACTGGTGAGCTGCCTCAAGAAGCTGCCCCCAGAGGATCGGCAGCTGGTAGAGGACAGGTACTTCAGCGCCCTGGCCCCAAAAGAGCTCGCGGCTCACTATCAGAGGTCGGTACACTCGGTGTACCGGAGCCTGGCCCGGGTTCACGGGCTGCTCCGCCGGTGCGTCGACCGATCGCTTGCCTAG
- a CDS encoding LamG domain-containing protein has protein sequence MDSPLHRLSDIELALRMLGGDATPEEVERFNRRLAADPVALRCVLDVIEQEECLEWRSASGLAESAEGPTVPRPHLGASASDRRVSRHWPFMLSLAATLLAAVSFTGGLLISDWRSVERGNHGVTRLSEGGGGLQSSVSPGMTQRPIGRLVSSAACRWVPDQRISLSGELRYGESLNLLEGVAELRLEGQAGVADVHAEGPAGVVLTADGGCSISHGRLTATAMPELAPFVLETPLCQVTLRREGAVGVVVNGRDVEVHVFEGAAAVLVPWGLGGADSQFFDLTEGQLLSLRQESEGKIHTRLGDSQPTGFVSRSSMGSDQLVIPDEYVESVAALNPSLYWRFEENAAEAIDDSSPAAGNPAEVVGTLKYTVNTGNRALDLGSGMTPGVLNAHLLSSRPINLSATNGYSLEVWVKPSHYHLGTIASLIVPNAEGASVPGHGMMLELGGPRTAQPFIEQPGKIRFLHRSPPSDKVGHGVSCYSPDHYSLRKWQHVVATKDATTLRLYRNGELVASGKDDTMHNSAMKLLVGQIDESRRERQFFGQLDELAFYPHALSPEDVHRHYELVEQAKSSPREQTPPARPMGKRTLLPSLSTRRPSSA, from the coding sequence ATGGACTCGCCGCTGCATCGACTTTCTGACATTGAGCTCGCGCTGCGGATGCTCGGCGGCGACGCCACTCCCGAGGAGGTCGAGCGATTTAATCGCAGGCTCGCCGCGGATCCGGTGGCGCTGCGATGCGTGCTGGACGTCATCGAGCAGGAGGAGTGCTTAGAGTGGCGGTCGGCTTCGGGGCTGGCTGAATCCGCCGAGGGCCCGACTGTTCCTCGCCCCCATCTTGGTGCGAGTGCTAGTGATCGTCGAGTGTCGCGGCATTGGCCGTTCATGCTCTCGTTGGCTGCTACGCTGCTAGCGGCCGTATCGTTTACGGGGGGGCTGCTGATCAGCGATTGGCGGTCGGTTGAGCGGGGCAACCACGGCGTAACCCGGCTGAGCGAGGGCGGCGGCGGCTTGCAATCGTCGGTTTCACCGGGCATGACTCAACGACCGATTGGTCGCCTGGTGTCTTCCGCAGCCTGCCGTTGGGTTCCCGACCAACGAATATCGTTATCGGGGGAGTTGCGGTATGGCGAGTCGCTGAACCTGCTTGAGGGGGTCGCGGAGTTGCGACTTGAGGGCCAAGCGGGCGTCGCGGACGTGCACGCCGAAGGGCCGGCCGGGGTGGTGTTGACCGCCGACGGCGGCTGCAGCATCAGCCATGGCAGATTGACCGCAACCGCCATGCCCGAGCTCGCCCCGTTCGTTCTGGAAACTCCGCTTTGCCAGGTGACGTTGCGACGAGAGGGCGCGGTTGGCGTCGTCGTTAATGGACGCGACGTCGAGGTCCACGTCTTCGAAGGCGCCGCCGCCGTCCTCGTGCCATGGGGCCTAGGTGGCGCCGACTCACAGTTCTTCGATCTTACCGAGGGCCAGCTGCTTAGCCTGCGACAAGAGAGCGAGGGAAAGATTCACACACGGCTTGGCGACTCTCAGCCGACCGGGTTCGTGTCGCGTTCTTCGATGGGATCGGATCAACTTGTCATTCCCGACGAGTATGTCGAATCCGTGGCCGCCCTCAACCCGTCCCTCTACTGGCGGTTCGAAGAGAACGCGGCAGAGGCGATTGACGACAGCTCACCTGCCGCCGGCAACCCTGCCGAAGTAGTGGGGACGCTGAAGTACACGGTTAACACGGGCAACCGGGCGCTCGATCTCGGATCGGGCATGACCCCCGGCGTGCTCAATGCGCACCTGCTGTCGTCCCGCCCTATCAACCTCTCCGCCACCAACGGCTACAGCCTGGAGGTCTGGGTGAAACCAAGCCACTACCACCTCGGAACGATCGCGTCATTGATCGTCCCGAATGCAGAAGGGGCCTCGGTTCCGGGGCACGGGATGATGCTCGAGCTTGGTGGGCCGCGAACTGCGCAGCCCTTTATCGAACAGCCCGGCAAGATCCGGTTCCTGCACCGCAGCCCGCCCAGCGACAAAGTCGGCCACGGCGTCTCTTGCTACTCACCTGACCACTACTCGCTGCGGAAGTGGCAGCACGTGGTCGCGACCAAGGACGCCACCACGCTGCGGCTGTACCGGAACGGCGAGTTGGTGGCGAGCGGCAAAGACGACACGATGCACAATTCCGCCATGAAGCTGCTCGTTGGGCAGATCGACGAGAGCCGCCGCGAGCGTCAGTTCTTCGGGCAGCTTGATGAGCTAGCATTCTATCCGCACGCGCTCTCTCCAGAAGATGTTCATCGGCACTACGAGTTGGTCGAGCAAGCCAAGTCGAGCCCGCGCGAGCAAACGCCGCCCGCTCGTCCTATGGGTAAACGCACCTTGCTACCCTCGTTGTCGACGCGGCGGCCCTCCTCCGCGTAG
- a CDS encoding PEP-CTERM sorting domain-containing protein (PEP-CTERM proteins occur, often in large numbers, in the proteomes of bacteria that also encode an exosortase, a predicted intramembrane cysteine proteinase. The presence of a PEP-CTERM domain at a protein's C-terminus predicts cleavage within the sorting domain, followed by covalent anchoring to some some component of the (usually Gram-negative) cell surface. Many PEP-CTERM proteins exhibit an unusual sequence composition that includes large numbers of potential glycosylation sites. Expression of one such protein has been shown restore the ability of a bacterium to form floc, a type of biofilm.), with protein MRIQWLNFRIAAASAMIALGAGLPAHGAVTTSVVKDVAPAGGATHDPYSPVLFNASSSDLAEGLIAGYDGDSTFESSAGITAWTDGALATVYPQGGSGGDDIDHAAYGSVTNDTNATFDLGGLHDLDQVDVYAGWNDSGRDLFSFDLLVSANGSDYSLLTSFLKGQDDTGAITTPVTSQISITNNSGALASAVRYVRLSIYDADNNAAGLAEVDVFGSAVPEPAAALLLALSGATLSRGRRRQAAPRA; from the coding sequence ATGAGAATTCAATGGCTTAACTTTCGCATTGCCGCAGCATCCGCGATGATCGCCCTCGGCGCTGGCTTGCCCGCCCACGGCGCCGTTACGACGAGTGTCGTCAAAGACGTCGCGCCCGCCGGTGGGGCCACCCACGACCCGTACAGCCCTGTACTGTTCAACGCCTCCAGCAGCGACCTGGCCGAGGGATTGATTGCGGGGTACGACGGCGACTCGACCTTTGAAAGTTCGGCCGGCATTACGGCCTGGACCGACGGGGCACTGGCAACTGTTTATCCCCAGGGCGGCTCTGGTGGTGACGACATCGACCACGCGGCCTACGGATCAGTCACCAACGACACCAACGCTACCTTCGACTTGGGCGGGCTGCACGACCTCGATCAGGTCGACGTCTACGCCGGGTGGAACGACTCTGGCCGCGATCTGTTCTCGTTCGACCTGCTGGTCTCGGCCAACGGGAGCGACTACTCACTCCTCACCAGCTTCCTCAAGGGACAGGATGACACCGGCGCGATCACAACGCCGGTCACTAGTCAGATCAGCATCACCAACAACTCGGGCGCCCTGGCCAGCGCCGTACGCTACGTGCGGCTGAGCATCTACGACGCCGACAACAACGCCGCTGGACTTGCAGAAGTCGACGTCTTTGGATCTGCTGTGCCGGAACCGGCCGCCGCTCTTCTGCTCGCGCTATCCGGTGCCACGCTGAGCCGCGGCCGCCGCCGGCAAGCAGCCCCCCGGGCCTAG
- a CDS encoding sigma-70 family RNA polymerase sigma factor, with translation MAWAGEADSERVRVFGELLAECHRDLFGFIYSMVQHHSDAEDVYQQVALVLWRKFDDFELGTNFAAWATKVAHLTARDFIRSRRRNAVAFSDEVLEAIASTYNPGKSWRSDDTSDALSTCLGKLPAKDRKLVEQCYSPGRDYGRIAQQHGRSVGAIYQAISRVRKSLYYCVKRTLAQEAY, from the coding sequence ATGGCGTGGGCAGGCGAAGCCGACAGCGAGCGGGTGAGGGTGTTTGGCGAACTGCTCGCCGAGTGTCACCGCGATCTGTTTGGGTTTATTTACTCAATGGTCCAGCACCACTCCGACGCCGAAGACGTCTACCAGCAGGTGGCGCTGGTGCTGTGGAGGAAGTTCGATGATTTCGAGCTGGGCACCAACTTCGCGGCTTGGGCGACCAAGGTGGCGCACCTCACCGCGCGAGACTTCATACGTTCCCGTCGCCGGAACGCCGTTGCGTTCAGCGACGAGGTGCTCGAGGCGATCGCCTCGACGTACAATCCCGGAAAGAGCTGGCGAAGCGACGACACCTCCGACGCGTTGTCCACTTGCCTCGGCAAGCTGCCCGCGAAAGACCGCAAGCTGGTTGAGCAGTGCTACTCGCCCGGGCGGGACTACGGGCGCATAGCCCAGCAGCACGGAAGATCTGTCGGCGCTATCTACCAGGCGATTTCACGGGTTCGCAAGAGCTTGTACTACTGTGTGAAGCGCACACTCGCACAGGAGGCCTACTGA
- a CDS encoding FecR domain-containing protein encodes MPIPPKEVEALIEALSRSWDGRATGEEKDAIEAFVKKHGSAGVEVLMQVSSVHLELERLVESSRVYDLAMDRVRAVARLDEIADRSADLALSELPPRRPLLQSRLTKGAIWVAAAALIVAAVVPWAIQGSDRQTASVTQSPQFQLLRPSTPAARVVGLENATWVDGDDISVGSNLKKGRRLELSTGQAHLSMVCGADIVLQAPCVVTLNADDEVRLLNGTITAQAAKWATGFVVLTQDLRVTDLGTRFAVSTDRSGVVEAHVLQGEILAEPMKHRRPRHSSMLLESGQAIRVDPFRSSINLMAARNEDFGAEIEDFRPLRPIPMWNTGVGLAPGDTDPHWRLVSGSKQHGPYPRGSVVTPGDTGSYKDNKPEASQWISVEEESYPGVPPESVHTFEATFELDGYDLDTVYVVGQFLVDDAINDLRINGRSVPFNRWVTTWDEFDFKSFHPIEILDGFVEGTNVISIDVYNSPSNPKTPSDFNPTGLRVEWQAFGREKR; translated from the coding sequence ATGCCAATCCCCCCCAAGGAAGTCGAAGCCCTTATCGAGGCGCTCTCTCGCAGCTGGGACGGCCGCGCAACTGGCGAGGAAAAGGACGCCATTGAGGCGTTCGTGAAAAAGCACGGGAGCGCCGGCGTGGAGGTGCTGATGCAGGTCTCGAGCGTGCACCTGGAACTTGAAAGGCTGGTCGAGTCGAGCCGCGTATACGACCTCGCGATGGACCGGGTGAGGGCGGTCGCACGGCTCGACGAGATCGCCGACAGATCCGCTGATCTGGCGCTCTCGGAGCTGCCGCCGCGTCGGCCGCTGCTCCAGAGCCGCCTGACGAAAGGCGCCATCTGGGTCGCGGCGGCCGCCTTGATCGTCGCGGCCGTCGTGCCGTGGGCAATCCAGGGCTCCGATCGGCAGACCGCTTCGGTAACGCAGTCGCCGCAGTTCCAGCTGCTCCGCCCCTCTACGCCCGCTGCGCGGGTGGTTGGCCTAGAGAACGCAACCTGGGTGGACGGGGACGACATCTCGGTGGGCTCGAACCTGAAGAAGGGGAGGCGCCTGGAACTGTCGACCGGCCAGGCGCACCTGAGCATGGTGTGCGGCGCCGACATTGTGCTGCAGGCGCCCTGTGTTGTCACGCTCAACGCCGACGACGAGGTGCGGTTGCTGAACGGCACGATAACGGCGCAGGCGGCCAAGTGGGCGACCGGCTTTGTCGTGCTGACTCAGGACCTCAGGGTGACCGACCTCGGCACCCGGTTTGCGGTCTCGACCGACCGGTCGGGGGTCGTCGAAGCGCATGTCTTGCAAGGCGAGATCCTGGCCGAACCGATGAAGCACCGGCGGCCGCGGCACTCCTCGATGCTGCTCGAGTCTGGGCAGGCGATCCGTGTTGATCCGTTTCGGTCGAGCATCAACCTGATGGCCGCGCGTAACGAGGATTTCGGCGCCGAGATTGAGGACTTCCGCCCGCTTCGGCCCATCCCTATGTGGAACACGGGCGTCGGCCTGGCGCCGGGCGACACCGACCCCCACTGGCGATTGGTTTCTGGAAGCAAGCAGCACGGCCCTTATCCGCGGGGCTCTGTCGTGACGCCGGGTGACACGGGGTCCTACAAGGACAACAAACCTGAGGCTTCGCAGTGGATCTCGGTGGAGGAGGAGTCGTACCCCGGGGTGCCGCCGGAGTCGGTGCACACTTTTGAGGCTACCTTCGAACTCGACGGCTACGATTTGGACACGGTCTACGTGGTAGGGCAGTTCCTTGTGGACGACGCCATCAACGACCTGCGGATCAACGGCCGCTCGGTCCCCTTCAATCGCTGGGTCACTACCTGGGACGAGTTCGACTTCAAGAGCTTCCACCCGATCGAGATCCTCGACGGGTTTGTCGAGGGGACCAACGTGATCTCGATTGACGTCTACAATTCCCCCTCCAATCCTAAGACACCTAGCGATTTCAACCCAACGGGGTTGCGCGTCGAGTGGCAAGCGTTCGGACGCGAGAAACGCTAG
- a CDS encoding DUF1559 domain-containing protein produces MELLPLAGRRRPHAFTLVELLVVIAIIGVLIALLLPAVQAARESARRMQCVNHLKQWGLAMHLHHDTKRQLPIGAQGKLNVDFPRQTWVLHLWPFIEEVNLAAEVGPDTDLDTPPFSVPNSLDGLSGQAVPMYRCPSDSGQDILSGYYQRRRGNYVVNWGNVPYGDRFDRAELKNLQLEFGEGEAPFRHDNGDPLSPVRTSFSKIVDGTSHTLLMAELLMAQTSEDLDWRGDILNDEGLLRFHTMMTPNSPEPDLVDSAGPSGKPWYVDTFDPLMPVAPVAKRNQRCAARSRHTGGVNAALCDGSVDFFTDGVDRYYWAALGTMDGGEVVAE; encoded by the coding sequence ATGGAACTCCTACCGCTCGCCGGGCGACGCCGCCCGCATGCATTCACGTTGGTCGAACTGCTGGTGGTTATTGCGATCATCGGCGTGCTGATCGCACTGCTGCTTCCCGCGGTGCAGGCGGCCCGAGAGTCGGCTCGCCGCATGCAATGTGTCAACCACCTCAAGCAGTGGGGGTTGGCGATGCACCTTCACCACGACACGAAGCGGCAACTGCCGATCGGGGCGCAGGGCAAGCTTAATGTCGACTTCCCGCGGCAAACATGGGTGCTGCATCTCTGGCCCTTTATTGAGGAGGTCAACCTGGCGGCGGAGGTCGGTCCAGACACCGATCTCGACACCCCGCCGTTCTCGGTGCCGAACTCCCTGGACGGCCTGTCTGGTCAGGCGGTGCCGATGTACCGCTGCCCCAGTGACTCGGGTCAGGACATCCTGTCTGGGTACTACCAGCGGCGACGGGGCAACTACGTCGTGAACTGGGGGAACGTGCCCTACGGCGACCGGTTCGACAGGGCGGAACTGAAAAACCTGCAGCTCGAGTTTGGCGAGGGTGAAGCGCCCTTCCGGCACGACAACGGCGACCCGCTATCGCCGGTTCGAACGTCGTTCAGCAAGATCGTGGACGGCACAAGTCACACCCTCCTGATGGCGGAGTTGCTGATGGCCCAGACCTCCGAGGACCTCGACTGGCGCGGAGACATCCTCAACGACGAGGGGCTACTCCGCTTCCACACGATGATGACACCCAACAGCCCCGAGCCCGACCTTGTCGATTCGGCGGGGCCCAGCGGTAAGCCGTGGTACGTCGACACGTTCGACCCGCTGATGCCCGTGGCCCCTGTGGCGAAGCGGAACCAGCGTTGCGCAGCTCGCAGCCGCCACACGGGCGGCGTCAACGCCGCGCTGTGCGACGGCTCGGTCGACTTCTTCACCGATGGGGTCGACCGCTACTACTGGGCTGCGTTGGGCACCATGGACGGCGGGGAGGTAGTGGCCGAATGA